A genomic stretch from Erigeron canadensis isolate Cc75 chromosome 9, C_canadensis_v1, whole genome shotgun sequence includes:
- the LOC122582850 gene encoding chaperone protein dnaJ 20, chloroplastic-like, with protein MNSSKSFFSGIQTQFHFPSNSHNHLFTHSPSPHIISFTPHHITNPLESIKTLSSIQPKASFSSVGNTFDTSLTNETLYDLLGISESAPLSEIKQAYKRMALKYHPDVSPPDRVEEYTTMFIRVQEAYETLSDPKTRAMYASSLAFSGSKVKGRSKEMARWKESWQAQVAELKRTRSTDRGERMSWATRIRKQRN; from the coding sequence ATGAATTCGTCAAAGTCCTTTTTTTCAGGAATTCAAACCCAATTCCATTTCCCCTCAAATTCACATAATCATCTATTCACTCATTCTCCATCACCCCATATTATTTCCTTCACACCCCATCATATAACAAACCCATTAGAATCAATAAAAACTCTATCTAGCATACAACCCAAGGCCTCATTTTCATCTGTGGGCAACACCTTTGACACTTCGTTAACAAATGAAACGTTGTACGACTTGTTAGGAATCTCGGAGAGTGCCCCACTCTCCGAGATAAAACAAGCCTACAAACGTATGGCATTAAAGTACCACCCGGATGTTTCACCACCAGACCGGGTCGAAGAATATACAACAATGTTTATTAGAGTGCAAGAAGCCTATGAGACATTGTCTGACCCCAAAACTCGAGCTATGTATGCTAGTAGTCTAGCTTTTTCGGGGTCAAAGGTTAAGGGGAGGTCTAAGGAGATGGCTAGATGGAAAGAATCATGGCAAGCACAGGTGGCCGAGCTAAAACGCACAAGATCGACAGATCGTGGCGAGCGGATGTCTTGGGCTACAAGAATCCGGAAGCAAAGGAATTAA
- the LOC122583942 gene encoding ER lumen protein-retaining receptor erd-2.1-like: MGKKRGSSSELNTLSALVQRLSTKVKILLALTALISSLAALKSFVTNFNNLFIASEFVHAVGILVLVYKLTTRKTCSGLSLQTQELTALVLAVRISCSYEIGFDIHTVLDIASLMSTAWVIYMMRNKLYVTYNEHLDKTPKCYLIVPCAIMAILIHPNSALPLCAKIRWAFGVYMEAILVLPQLRMMQRTQMIEPFTALYVFALGVARFFGAAYWILRVYESSEAYLFLLGRGYFWVPMVLVSETVQTFILADFCYYYVKSVVSGNLIVRVPRV, translated from the exons ATGGGGAAGAAAAGAGGGTCGTCATCTGAATTAAACACATTGTCCGCATTGGTTCAAAGGCTATCGACGAAGGTGAAGATATTATTAGCCTTGACAGCATTGATTTCTTCCCTCGCGGCTCTAAAAAGTTTCGTCACAAATTTCAATAATTTGTTCATTGCATCTGAATTCGTTCATGCCGTGGGAATATTAGTTCTAGTTTATAAGCTCACAACTCGAAAAACATGTTCAG GGCTTTCTTTGCAAACTCAAGAGCTCACAGCTCTAGTTCTAGCCGTAAGAATTTCGTGTAGCTATGAAATTGGATTTGACATTCACACTGTTCTCGACATTGCTTCTCTGATGTCTACTGCTTGGGTCATTTACATGATGCGAAACAAGTTATACGTCACATATAATGAGCATCTCGACAAAACTCCCAAATGCTATTTG ATTGTTCCTTGTGCTATTATGGCTATATTGATTCACCCAAATAGTGCACTTCCCCTATGTGCAAAGATAAGGTGGGCATTTGGTGTGTACATGGAGGCAATTCTAGTGCTTCCTCAGCTCCGGATGATGCAAAGAACACAA ATGATTGAACCATTTACTGCCCTCTATGTGTTTGCACTTGGAGTGGCAAGATTTTTTGGGGCTGCTTATTGGATTCTTCGG GTGTATGAATCTAGTGAGGCCTATTTGTTCTTGCTTGGCCGAGGCTATTTTTGGGTCCCGATGGTGTTGGTATCAGAAACGGTTCAAACATTTATATTGGCAGACTTctgttattattatgttaaaag TGTTGTAAGCGGAAATCTTATTGTGAGAGTGCCACGGGTATGA
- the LOC122581943 gene encoding nuclear transport factor 2 isoform X1: protein MAAPAATPQPPVSAQVVGNAFVQQYYHHLHQTPTSVYKFYQDISKLGRPEEDGTMSITTTMDDINSKILSLNYDQIRAEIKSVDSQESLNGGVSVLVTGYMTGKDNVLRKFTQSFFLAPQDKGYFVLNDIFRYVEDAFHIEGKRTPAEDLEAPVNPEEVTESVPLVENNIPEQVEVLTKEPLVEEAIDLPEKVEVTVVEEEEPMPEVVDEVPEVSQLVVDTNAKIEEVPKKSYASIVMDMKQNGVPFSSPAPAPRKSKPRNQEQQVNNAPPIAPAPDAAASNADAVENGIHEEEAEGYSVYIKGLPMSATPAMLEDEFKKFGSIKPNGIQVRSNRQQGFCFGFVEFESPDAVQKAIEASPVPLGGRNVIVEEKRSTNSRGIRGRFPAGRGTGFRNEGVRGRGNFSGGRGFNRAGGDFGGGRNDFGGNRSSGGGRGAAPNRGGDGYQRERVNRNMGVNGATKNMAPRVPATA from the exons ATGGCGGCCCCAGCAGCGACACCTCAGCCACCTGTTTCTGCTCAAGTT GTTGGGAATGCGTTTGTTCAGCAATATTATCACCATCTACACCAGACTCCTACTTCAGTGTATAAGTTTTATCAGGATATTAGTAAACTTGGGCGTCCCGAGGAGGATGGTACTATGAGCATAACTACTACCATGGAT GATATTAATTCTAAAATCCTATCTCTCAACTACGATCAGATTAGGGCTGAGATCAAATCTGTTGATTCACAAGAATCTCTGAATGGTGGAGTCAGTGTCCTAGTCACTGGGTACATGACTGGAAAAGACAATGTTCTTCGAAAGTTCACCCAATCTTTCTTTCTCGCACCACAAGACAAAGGGTACTTTGTCTTAAATGATATCTTCCGTTACGTTGAGGATGCGTTTCATATTGAAGGAAAAAGGACTCCTGCAGAGGACTTGGAGGCTCCTGTCAATCCTGAAGAAG TGACTGAAAGTGTTCCTTTGGTTGAGAATAATATTCCCGAACAAGTTGAGGTTCTGACCAAGGAACCCCTAGTGGAAGAGGCTATTGATCTTCCAGAGAAGGTGGAAGTGACTGTTGTAGAGGAGGAAGAGCCAATGCCTGaagttgttgatgaagttcCAGAAGTATCTCAGCTGGTGGTTGACACCAATGCCAAAATTGAGGAAGTGCCAAAGAAATCATATGCTTCTATT GTTATGGACATGAAGCAGAATGGTGTGCCTTTCTCATCTCCTGCACCTGCCCCAAGGAAATCTAAACCAAGGAACCAAGAGCAGCAGGTGAACAATGCTCCACCAATTGCCCCTGCCCCTGATGCAGCAGCTTCTAATGCTGATGCTGTTGAAAATGGTATTCACGAGGAAGAAG CTGAGGGTTATTCCGTCTACATCAAGGGTCTCCCTATGAGTGCTACACCTGCTATGCTGGAGGATGAGTTCAAGAAGTTTGGGTCTATTAAGCCTAATGGCATTCAAGTTCGAAGCAACAGG CAACAGGGATTTTGTTTTGGCTTTGTTGAATTTGAGTCCCCAGATGCTGTTCAAAAGGCAATTGAG GCTTCACCAGTCCCACTTGGAGGACGAAATGTTATTGTTGAGGAGAAGCGGTCCACAAACTCCAGAG GAATACGTGGAAGATTCCCTGCTGGAAGGGGCACTGGATTTAGAAATGAGGGAGTGAGGGGCCGTGGAAACTTTAGTGGTGGAAGAGGCTTCAATCGTGCAGGTGGTGATTTTGGAGGTGGAAGGAACGATTTTGGCGGTAACAGGAGTAGTGGTGGTGGGCGTGGAGCAGCCCCAAATCGTGGTGGTGATGGATATCAAAGGGAGCGTGTGAATCGGAACATGGGTGTTAATGGAGCAACCAAGAATATGGCACCACGTGTTCCAGCTACCGCTTGA
- the LOC122581943 gene encoding nuclear transport factor 2 isoform X2, with product MAAPAATPQPPVSAQVVGNAFVQQYYHHLHQTPTSVYKFYQDISKLGRPEEDGTMSITTTMDDINSKILSLNYDQIRAEIKSVDSQESLNGGVSVLVTGYMTGKDNVLRKFTQSFFLAPQDKGYFVLNDIFRYVEDAFHIEGKRTPAEDLEAPVNPEEVTESVPLVENNIPEQVEVLTKEPLVEEAIDLPEKVEVTVVEEEEPMPEVVDEVPEVSQLVVDTNAKIEEVPKKSYASIVMDMKQNGVPFSSPAPAPRKSKPRNQEQQVNNAPPIAPAPDAAASNADAVENGIHEEEAEGYSVYIKGLPMSATPAMLEDEFKKFGSIKPNGIQVRSNRGFCFGFVEFESPDAVQKAIEASPVPLGGRNVIVEEKRSTNSRGIRGRFPAGRGTGFRNEGVRGRGNFSGGRGFNRAGGDFGGGRNDFGGNRSSGGGRGAAPNRGGDGYQRERVNRNMGVNGATKNMAPRVPATA from the exons ATGGCGGCCCCAGCAGCGACACCTCAGCCACCTGTTTCTGCTCAAGTT GTTGGGAATGCGTTTGTTCAGCAATATTATCACCATCTACACCAGACTCCTACTTCAGTGTATAAGTTTTATCAGGATATTAGTAAACTTGGGCGTCCCGAGGAGGATGGTACTATGAGCATAACTACTACCATGGAT GATATTAATTCTAAAATCCTATCTCTCAACTACGATCAGATTAGGGCTGAGATCAAATCTGTTGATTCACAAGAATCTCTGAATGGTGGAGTCAGTGTCCTAGTCACTGGGTACATGACTGGAAAAGACAATGTTCTTCGAAAGTTCACCCAATCTTTCTTTCTCGCACCACAAGACAAAGGGTACTTTGTCTTAAATGATATCTTCCGTTACGTTGAGGATGCGTTTCATATTGAAGGAAAAAGGACTCCTGCAGAGGACTTGGAGGCTCCTGTCAATCCTGAAGAAG TGACTGAAAGTGTTCCTTTGGTTGAGAATAATATTCCCGAACAAGTTGAGGTTCTGACCAAGGAACCCCTAGTGGAAGAGGCTATTGATCTTCCAGAGAAGGTGGAAGTGACTGTTGTAGAGGAGGAAGAGCCAATGCCTGaagttgttgatgaagttcCAGAAGTATCTCAGCTGGTGGTTGACACCAATGCCAAAATTGAGGAAGTGCCAAAGAAATCATATGCTTCTATT GTTATGGACATGAAGCAGAATGGTGTGCCTTTCTCATCTCCTGCACCTGCCCCAAGGAAATCTAAACCAAGGAACCAAGAGCAGCAGGTGAACAATGCTCCACCAATTGCCCCTGCCCCTGATGCAGCAGCTTCTAATGCTGATGCTGTTGAAAATGGTATTCACGAGGAAGAAG CTGAGGGTTATTCCGTCTACATCAAGGGTCTCCCTATGAGTGCTACACCTGCTATGCTGGAGGATGAGTTCAAGAAGTTTGGGTCTATTAAGCCTAATGGCATTCAAGTTCGAAGCAACAGG GGATTTTGTTTTGGCTTTGTTGAATTTGAGTCCCCAGATGCTGTTCAAAAGGCAATTGAG GCTTCACCAGTCCCACTTGGAGGACGAAATGTTATTGTTGAGGAGAAGCGGTCCACAAACTCCAGAG GAATACGTGGAAGATTCCCTGCTGGAAGGGGCACTGGATTTAGAAATGAGGGAGTGAGGGGCCGTGGAAACTTTAGTGGTGGAAGAGGCTTCAATCGTGCAGGTGGTGATTTTGGAGGTGGAAGGAACGATTTTGGCGGTAACAGGAGTAGTGGTGGTGGGCGTGGAGCAGCCCCAAATCGTGGTGGTGATGGATATCAAAGGGAGCGTGTGAATCGGAACATGGGTGTTAATGGAGCAACCAAGAATATGGCACCACGTGTTCCAGCTACCGCTTGA
- the LOC122583080 gene encoding uncharacterized protein LOC122583080: MFFFPYIIKIVALISPYFIVTVFLLLIITTTTSLCPKLPQFELGILQSVIQELKLNDLDGFDIDNVDMCNFEDFEIYQIVFDDTFLIMVYNQSDEDVKILEVDVEEVHVDEEKPISIVKTYPMDIGSTFNDDSFMDKSCFDQDNVVVKVSDKYVIKVEEEQGLEKLFEELDKFEDCTMESEKTSGDLEEEKLSMVKKVEGEYMVKNLIENDKMSQNSGRSSSWRSNSSSVLSSHGSMREEKEWRKTLACKLFEERHNSLGGEEGMDSLWESYENCNSNKRNETMITNNKSKEMVKKNSNIGGRKLNLGMKKPNLMKISKALKGFGWLHRVKNKHVHRDLMLMHNFL; encoded by the exons ATGTTTTTCTTTCCATACATCATTAAGATCGTAGCCTTAATCTCTCCGTACTTCATTGTCACCGTGTTTCTTTTGTTAATTATCACGACAACGACCTCATTGTGTCCTAAGTTGCCACAATTCGAACTTGGGATCCTTCAGAGTGTCATTCAAGAACTCAAGTTAAACGACCTAGACGGTTTTGACATAGACAATGTTGATATGTGTAACTTCGAGGATTTTGAGATTTATCAAATCGTGTTCGACGATACATTTTTGATCATGGTTTATAATCAAAGTGATGAAGATGTGAAGATACTTGAAGTTGATGTTGAAGAAGTTCATGTTGATGAAGAAAAGCCCATCTCAATTGTCAAGACATACCCAATGGATATTGGTTCAACATTTAATGATGATTCATTTATGGATAAATCATGTTTTGATCAGGACAATGTAGTTGTAAAGGTTAgtgataaatatgttattaagGTTGAAGAAGAACAAGGTTTGGAGAAATTGTTTGAAGAATTGGATAAATTTGAAGATTGTACAATGGAAAGTGAAAAAACTAGTGGAGACTTGGAAGAAGAAAAGTTATCTATGGTGAAAAAAGTAGAAGGGGAGTATATGGTGAAAAATTTAATTGAGAATGATAAAATGAGTCAAAATTCAGGTAGGTCAAGCTCGTGGAGATCGAATTCTTCAAGTGTATTAAGTAGTCATGGGTCGATGAGGGAAGAAAAGGAATGGAGGAAGACGTTAGCTTGTAAGTTGTTTGAGGAACGACATAATTCACTAGGAGGTGAAGAAGGCATGGATTCGTTGTGGGAGTCTTATGAGAATTGTAATTCAAATAAACGAAACGAAACAATGATCACGAACAACAAAAGCAAGGAGATGGTAAAGAAGAATAGCAACATTGGTGGGA GAAAGTTGAATTTGGGAATGAAGAAACCTAATCTTATGAAGATTTCAAAGGCTCTCAAAGGCTTTGGATGGTTGCATCGTGTGAAGAACAAACATG TACATAGAGATCTTATGCTTATGCATAATTTTCTATAA